The uncultured Bacteroides sp. DNA segment TATTTGGAAAAGAATCAACAGGTTTCTCCTGATCCATTATCAGAGTAGTGTCCGTCAATGAATTGCGACCTAAGCTACTGATGAATGTAGCATCCATCACCTGAAACTCCACCTCTGCCCTTTCAGCTATTCCCCGGGCCAAGTCAACTTCATGCGCATGCTTCTGTCCGTAAAGGAAACTCAAAGCATACACTTTCTTAAATTGTTTTTTTGCCCAAAACAAGCAAGTTGTAGAATCCTGCCCGCCACTAAACAAGACTACTGCGGAGTTGTTTGCCGAATTATTTATTAAACCATCAGCCTGCAACCTCCATTCGCCTTCATTTTGAGCAGCTCCATTTGCAGCATTTAGTTGATTATCACTTTGCATAACTTCAGATTTAAACTACGTCTTTTACTTTGAGCACATTATATGAAATATTCTCGTCGAACACGTCACTTCCATCTATTCTCTTTATTAATTTCACCACACGGATAGTGACTGGAAGAACAATTACTTCGTAGAGAGATTTGAGCACGATCTGCACTCCCATCATAATCAGCAACTCCCTCCAGGGGATGATACCCCCGAAGGCGATAGGGAAAAAGAGAAACGAATCAGCCGTTTCACCTACTACAGTAGACCATATGGCGCGAGCGGAAAAATTCTTTCCACCACTGGCTACCTTCATCTTGCTCATCACATAAGCATTCAGGAATGAACCGACCAAAAAAGCAATTAAACTGGCCACCACGATTCGGGGCGCCATTCCAAAAACAAAATTAAAACTTGCCTCACCTTCCCAGAATGGAGCAGCAGGCAAAGCCACAGCTATCTGCCCCAAAGCAACCACAAAGAAGTTCATCGCAAAACCACTCCAGATGATGAGACGAGCTTTCTTAAAGCCCCACACTTCTGCAATGCAATCGTTGATGATGTACGAGATTGGAAACACGATCAGTCCGGCAGTAACGGTAATGCCAAAGACTTGAATTACTTTTGTTTCGAGAAGATTGGCTGCTATAAGGCAAACATTAAACAGAATGCCAAGCAACATGAAAGGAACGGATACTTTATTATTCATAAATCTTGTTTTTTACGTGGTATTCAAGCACACGGTGGTTATTAATCACTTACTATTTGAAGCTGCAAAGATATGTAATCCTTATGAAATAAAAAAGCAGATGGTAAATCATCTGCTTTTTTATTCAGGCAAATAGCCTTTTATTTACTATCTATTTGAATTTTTTTCGTCCTTTTTGCCGCCATAATAAGACGGATAGAGCGGTCGTAAGTAAGATAACTCCAAACCCAGTTGAGCAACACCATCACCTTGTTTCTAATACCAAGAATAGAGCGAAGGTGAACAACCAACCAAATGATCCACGCAAACCATCCGTGCATTCTTACCTTCTTAAAGTCGGCTACCGCTTTGTTTCTACCGATTGTGGCCAGAGAACCAAGATTACGATAATGGAAAGCAGACAGTTTTTTACCTTTTTCTAATTTTTTCAAATTAGAGGCCAACAAATGACCTTGCTGAATAGCTACCTGAGCCAATTGAGGGTGTCCGTTAGGGTAATCTTTTTCCGTCTGCAAGCAAACATCACCAATGGCAAACACATTCTCGATGCCCTTTACCCGATTGAACTCATCCACCAGGATTCGTCTTCCTCTACCCAGCATATCAGCACCGATATGATCAAAAGAAGTCGCAATAACACCACTCACCCATATAAAAGTGCGCGTAGGAATATCCATTCCATTATTTAGTATCACCTTACCATCCTTGTAGTCTTGCACTAATGTGTTCAGCATCACATTTACGCCCATTCCCCGAAGAAACTTCTCCGCATTTTCAGAAGCATTGGCAGACATGGCGGCAAGTAATCTCGGGCCGGCTTCAATAAGAAACACGTTCACCTTATGAATCTCCATTTCCGGATAATCTTTAGGGATAACGAATTTCTTCATTTCCGAAAGCGCACCCGAAACTTCCACTCCGGTGGCACCACCACCCACAATCACAATATTCTGCAACGCCTGTCTCTCCTTCAAATCCTCTGCAGTAAGCGATTTCTCAAGATTGGCCAACAGCGTATTACGCATAGCCATCGCCTCTTCCACCGTTTTCATAGGCATAGCAG contains these protein-coding regions:
- a CDS encoding NAD(P)/FAD-dependent oxidoreductase — protein: MNFNVPKVEKKRVVIVGGGFGGLELANKLCKSGFQVVLVDKNNYHQFLPMIYEVASAGLEPSSIAFPFRKIFQKRKDFYYRWADVTGVDSENSLIETSIGPLKYDYLVLATGTTTNYFGNENIENAAMPMKTVEEAMAMRNTLLANLEKSLTAEDLKERQALQNIVIVGGGATGVEVSGALSEMKKFVIPKDYPEMEIHKVNVFLIEAGPRLLAAMSANASENAEKFLRGMGVNVMLNTLVQDYKDGKVILNNGMDIPTRTFIWVSGVIATSFDHIGADMLGRGRRILVDEFNRVKGIENVFAIGDVCLQTEKDYPNGHPQLAQVAIQQGHLLASNLKKLEKGKKLSAFHYRNLGSLATIGRNKAVADFKKVRMHGWFAWIIWLVVHLRSILGIRNKVMVLLNWVWSYLTYDRSIRLIMAAKRTKKIQIDSK
- a CDS encoding queuosine precursor transporter, producing the protein MNNKVSVPFMLLGILFNVCLIAANLLETKVIQVFGITVTAGLIVFPISYIINDCIAEVWGFKKARLIIWSGFAMNFFVVALGQIAVALPAAPFWEGEASFNFVFGMAPRIVVASLIAFLVGSFLNAYVMSKMKVASGGKNFSARAIWSTVVGETADSFLFFPIAFGGIIPWRELLIMMGVQIVLKSLYEVIVLPVTIRVVKLIKRIDGSDVFDENISYNVLKVKDVV